One region of Collinsella aerofaciens ATCC 25986 genomic DNA includes:
- the rplO gene encoding 50S ribosomal protein L15, whose protein sequence is MQLHDLTPAPGSTKNRKRVGRGNSSGHGTTSGRGQKGQGSRSGGTKGAGFEGGQTPLAMRLPKLPGFRNPRRIEYTAVNVERLERKFEDGAVIDGAALKAARITKSEFEPVKVLGNGELTKKFTVKVDKVSASAQAKIEAAGGKVELPC, encoded by the coding sequence ATGCAGCTTCACGATCTTACTCCCGCGCCCGGTTCCACCAAGAACCGCAAGCGCGTCGGCCGTGGCAATTCTTCGGGTCACGGCACCACTTCTGGCCGCGGCCAGAAGGGCCAGGGTTCCCGCTCTGGCGGCACCAAGGGTGCCGGCTTCGAGGGTGGCCAGACTCCGCTGGCTATGCGCCTGCCCAAGCTTCCGGGCTTCCGCAACCCCCGTCGTATCGAGTACACCGCTGTTAACGTTGAGCGTCTCGAGCGTAAGTTCGAGGACGGCGCTGTGATCGACGGTGCCGCTCTTAAGGCCGCTCGCATCACCAAGAGCGAGTTCGAGCCCGTCAAGGTGCTCGGCAATGGTGAGCTCACCAAGAAGTTCACGGTCAAGGTCGACAAGGTCAGCGCTTCTGCGCAGGCCAAGATCGAGGCCGCCGGCGGAAAGGTCGAGCTGCCGTGCTAA
- the rpmD gene encoding 50S ribosomal protein L30: MADTIKIKQVRSTNGCKQDQVRTVRALGLHRIREVREIADNESVRGMIFKVKHLVEIVEE, translated from the coding sequence ATGGCTGACACCATCAAGATCAAGCAGGTCCGCAGCACCAACGGTTGCAAGCAGGACCAGGTCCGTACTGTCCGTGCCCTCGGTCTCCACAGGATCCGCGAGGTTCGCGAGATTGCTGACAACGAGTCCGTCCGCGGCATGATCTTCAAGGTCAAGCACCTTGTCGAGATTGTAGAGGAGTAG
- the rpsE gene encoding 30S ribosomal protein S5, with protein sequence MARNQKQQREASEFEERVVYINRVSKTVKGGRRMSLVALVVVGDGKGNVGVGMGKSAEVPMAISKASLDAKKNMFHVPVTEQGTIPHEVLGHFGAGRIIIKPAVEGTGVIAGGAVRPLFELAGIKNVLSKSLGTDNGLNIIKAAVEGLKELSSPEDVAARRGLTVSEMFVGKEN encoded by the coding sequence ATGGCTCGTAATCAGAAGCAGCAGCGCGAGGCCTCCGAGTTCGAGGAGCGCGTCGTTTACATCAACCGCGTGTCGAAGACCGTCAAGGGCGGTCGTCGCATGAGCCTCGTCGCTCTCGTCGTCGTTGGCGACGGCAAGGGCAACGTCGGCGTTGGCATGGGCAAGTCCGCTGAGGTGCCCATGGCCATCTCCAAGGCATCTCTCGATGCCAAGAAGAACATGTTCCACGTGCCGGTGACCGAGCAGGGCACCATCCCGCACGAGGTTCTCGGCCACTTTGGTGCCGGCCGCATCATCATCAAGCCCGCTGTCGAGGGTACCGGCGTTATCGCCGGCGGCGCTGTGCGTCCCCTCTTTGAGCTTGCTGGCATCAAGAACGTCCTGTCCAAGTCCCTCGGTACCGACAACGGCCTCAACATCATCAAGGCTGCCGTCGAGGGCCTCAAGGAGCTCTCCAGCCCTGAGGACGTCGCGGCTCGCCGTGGCCTGACGGTCTCCGAGATGTTCGTCGGTAAGGAGAACTAA
- the rplR gene encoding 50S ribosomal protein L18, protein MNKHKAKLEGLKRRQRRVRGKVSGTSERPRLRVTRTNANIYAQIIDDSKGSSLTLVSASTLEAEFKGTHTSNKEAAEKVGQLVGKRAIEAGITKVAFDRGGRIYHGRVKALADGARAAGLEF, encoded by the coding sequence ATGAACAAGCATAAGGCGAAGCTGGAAGGCCTCAAGCGTCGTCAGCGTCGTGTTCGCGGCAAGGTCTCGGGTACCTCCGAGCGTCCGCGTCTTCGCGTGACCCGTACTAACGCCAACATCTATGCCCAGATCATCGACGACAGCAAGGGCTCCAGCCTGACGCTCGTCTCTGCCTCGACCCTCGAGGCCGAGTTCAAGGGCACCCACACCTCGAACAAGGAGGCTGCGGAGAAGGTCGGTCAGCTCGTTGGCAAGCGCGCCATCGAGGCCGGCATCACCAAGGTCGCCTTCGATCGCGGTGGCCGTATCTACCATGGCCGCGTCAAGGCCCTCGCCGACGGTGCTCGTGCCGCCGGTCTCGAGTTCTAG
- the rplF gene encoding 50S ribosomal protein L6 yields the protein MSRIGNKPVQIPAGVEVAVNGNNVVVKGPKGQLELDVFEKLAINVEDNVLTVSRPDDERETRARHGLTRALIHNMVVGVSEGFEKKLELAGVGYRVQQKGKNLEFSLGFSHPVIVEAPEGITFEVPDNTHVNVKGINKQQVGQIAAEIRGHRPPEPYKGKGIHYVGEHIRRKLGKAAK from the coding sequence GTGTCTCGTATCGGTAATAAGCCTGTCCAGATTCCCGCCGGAGTCGAAGTGGCAGTCAACGGCAACAACGTTGTCGTCAAGGGCCCCAAGGGCCAGCTCGAGCTCGATGTCTTTGAGAAGCTCGCTATCAACGTCGAGGACAACGTCCTCACCGTTTCCCGTCCCGACGACGAGCGTGAGACCCGTGCCCGCCACGGCCTCACCCGCGCCCTCATCCACAACATGGTTGTTGGCGTTTCCGAGGGCTTCGAGAAGAAGCTCGAGCTCGCCGGCGTCGGTTACCGCGTGCAGCAGAAGGGCAAGAACCTCGAGTTCTCCCTGGGCTTCTCGCACCCCGTGATCGTCGAGGCTCCCGAGGGCATCACCTTCGAGGTTCCCGACAACACCCACGTGAACGTCAAGGGTATCAACAAGCAGCAGGTCGGTCAGATCGCCGCTGAGATCCGCGGCCATCGTCCTCCCGAGCCTTACAAGGGCAAGGGTATCCACTACGTTGGCGAGCACATCCGCCGCAAGCTGGGTAAGGCCGCCAAGTAG
- the rpsH gene encoding 30S ribosomal protein S8, which translates to MNLTDPIADMLTRIRNANSVNKATVSMPSSKKLVEIARVLHEEGYIEGYDVEDTVPQKTLHITLKYGPKKAKVINGIRRISKPGLRKYTGVADMPRVRGGLGTAIISTSHGVMTDRDARKHNVGGEIIAYVW; encoded by the coding sequence ATGAACCTTACAGACCCGATCGCAGATATGCTTACGCGCATCCGTAACGCTAACTCTGTGAACAAGGCCACGGTCTCCATGCCGAGCAGCAAGAAGCTCGTCGAGATCGCTCGTGTTCTGCACGAGGAGGGCTACATCGAGGGCTACGATGTCGAGGACACCGTTCCCCAGAAGACTCTGCACATCACGCTTAAGTATGGTCCCAAGAAGGCTAAGGTCATCAACGGCATCCGCCGCATTTCCAAGCCGGGCCTGCGTAAGTACACCGGCGTTGCCGACATGCCCCGCGTCCGCGGTGGCCTTGGTACCGCCATTATTTCCACCAGCCATGGCGTCATGACCGACCGCGATGCTCGCAAGCACAACGTCGGCGGCGAGATCATCGCTTACGTCTGGTAA
- a CDS encoding type Z 30S ribosomal protein S14 yields MAKTSMIVKCNRKQKFSTREYTRCQRCGRPHSVYRKFGLCRVCFRELALKGELPGVKKASW; encoded by the coding sequence GTGGCTAAGACATCGATGATCGTCAAGTGCAATCGCAAGCAGAAGTTCTCTACTCGTGAGTACACGCGCTGCCAGCGCTGCGGCCGTCCGCACTCTGTGTACCGCAAGTTCGGCCTGTGCCGTGTCTGCTTCCGCGAGCTTGCACTCAAGGGCGAGCTTCCCGGCGTTAAGAAGGCCAGCTGGTAA
- the rplE gene encoding 50S ribosomal protein L5: MAEEKYVPRLKTKYNNEVKQQLQDKFQYENVMMIPKFEKIVVNMGVGEAATDSKAIDGAVRDLRAITGQQPMITRARKSIATFRLRAGMPIGCKVTLRGDRMWEFFDRLTSVAIPRIRDFRGISAKSFDGRGNFSMGVTEQLIFPEIDFDSVDHQRGMDITFVTTANTDEEAKALLDAFGFPFKK; encoded by the coding sequence ATGGCAGAAGAGAAGTATGTGCCGCGTCTGAAGACCAAGTACAACAACGAGGTCAAGCAGCAGCTTCAGGACAAGTTTCAGTACGAGAACGTCATGATGATCCCCAAGTTTGAGAAGATCGTCGTGAACATGGGTGTCGGCGAGGCCGCTACCGATTCCAAGGCCATCGACGGTGCCGTGCGCGACCTGCGCGCCATCACCGGCCAGCAGCCGATGATTACCCGTGCCCGCAAGTCCATCGCTACCTTCCGCCTGCGCGCTGGTATGCCGATCGGCTGCAAGGTTACCCTGCGTGGCGACCGTATGTGGGAGTTCTTCGATCGTCTGACCTCCGTCGCGATTCCCCGTATCCGCGACTTCCGCGGCATCTCCGCCAAGAGCTTCGACGGCCGTGGTAACTTCTCCATGGGCGTCACCGAGCAGCTCATCTTCCCCGAGATCGACTTCGATTCCGTCGATCACCAGCGTGGTATGGACATCACTTTCGTGACCACCGCCAACACCGATGAGGAGGCCAAGGCCCTTCTGGACGCCTTCGGTTTCCCGTTCAAGAAATAG
- a CDS encoding XdhC family protein has translation MEKLDVVNAALVALRAGKMCELVVVAGTAGSSPRGVGAWMAVFADGSQAGTIGGGKIELFALDEARELLAAGQSRLVRYTMGSENSDTGMICGGAICLCYLHLDATQAPLFQEIADVLTYRRIGDFVIDFEPFVIQALEGDVVEYHGEASRHTIAGCPELSLVEEGSKVTYTNAASEIPAAHIETLCPEGLTYIFGCGHVGAATARVLTAAGFAVVACDDRPGTLTPDWVPGVYDRRLVDYKNLSELCPIGPRDLVVVATAGHKSDIDVVIQAMRAKPAYLGCLGSRRKTAFVRARLEQEGFTQDQIGELHLPIGVAIEAEDPEEIAISIAAEMIHLRRTKLVPRKR, from the coding sequence ATGGAAAAGCTCGATGTTGTGAATGCGGCGCTTGTCGCCCTGCGTGCTGGCAAGATGTGCGAGCTCGTGGTCGTGGCCGGCACGGCGGGGTCGTCGCCGCGCGGCGTGGGCGCCTGGATGGCCGTCTTTGCCGACGGTAGCCAGGCGGGCACCATCGGCGGCGGCAAGATCGAGCTCTTTGCGCTGGACGAGGCGCGAGAGCTGCTGGCCGCGGGGCAATCGCGTCTGGTCCGCTACACCATGGGCAGCGAGAACTCCGATACCGGCATGATCTGCGGCGGAGCCATCTGCCTGTGCTACCTGCATCTGGATGCGACTCAGGCACCGTTGTTCCAGGAAATTGCCGACGTCTTGACGTATCGACGTATCGGCGACTTCGTCATCGACTTTGAACCGTTTGTCATTCAGGCCCTGGAGGGCGATGTGGTCGAGTACCATGGCGAGGCATCGCGCCATACCATTGCCGGCTGCCCCGAGCTTTCGCTGGTGGAGGAGGGGAGTAAGGTCACCTACACCAACGCCGCCTCCGAGATTCCCGCGGCGCACATCGAGACGCTCTGCCCCGAGGGCCTGACCTATATCTTTGGCTGCGGCCACGTGGGCGCCGCGACGGCGCGGGTGCTCACGGCGGCGGGCTTTGCCGTCGTGGCGTGCGACGACCGCCCCGGCACGCTGACCCCCGATTGGGTGCCCGGTGTCTACGATCGTCGCTTGGTCGATTACAAGAACCTGAGCGAGCTGTGCCCCATCGGCCCGCGCGACCTGGTGGTCGTCGCCACGGCGGGTCACAAGTCCGATATCGACGTGGTGATTCAGGCCATGCGCGCCAAGCCTGCCTACCTGGGCTGTCTGGGCTCGCGCCGCAAGACGGCCTTTGTGCGTGCCCGCCTGGAGCAGGAAGGCTTTACGCAGGACCAGATCGGCGAGCTGCACCTTCCGATCGGCGTTGCCATCGAGGCCGAGGACCCCGAGGAGATCGCCATCTCCATCGCCGCCGAGATGATCCACCTGCGCCGCACCAAGCTCGTCCCCCGCAAGCGCTAA
- the yqeB gene encoding selenium-dependent molybdenum cofactor biosynthesis protein YqeB, which yields MLVYVRGAGDIATGVAARLVHAGVSVVMADIAVPTCIRRTISFCEAIRLGEVQVEGIRARLAQTPAEALEITQAGDVAVVVDPQAKMLDELKPAAVVDAILAKRNLGTTRDMAPTVIAVGPGFTAPVDCDAVVETMRGHFLGRVITQGSPQPNTGVPGVIAGYGKERVIHSPAAGVFRSDRAIGDIVSAGDVIGYADDTPMCTQIDGCLRGLLANGVRVTEGFKCADVDPRGDASYINYISDKATSVGGGVLEALAMLTDIFRG from the coding sequence ATGCTCGTTTATGTTCGCGGCGCCGGCGATATCGCCACGGGTGTCGCCGCTCGCTTGGTGCACGCCGGCGTGTCGGTCGTTATGGCCGATATCGCGGTTCCCACGTGCATCCGCCGCACAATCAGTTTTTGCGAGGCTATTCGTCTGGGCGAGGTCCAGGTCGAGGGCATTCGCGCTCGCTTGGCGCAGACGCCGGCAGAGGCGCTCGAGATTACCCAAGCGGGGGATGTTGCCGTCGTGGTGGACCCTCAGGCCAAGATGCTCGATGAGCTTAAACCCGCGGCTGTGGTCGACGCGATTCTGGCCAAGCGCAACCTGGGCACCACGCGCGACATGGCGCCTACCGTCATCGCCGTGGGGCCGGGCTTTACCGCGCCGGTCGATTGCGACGCCGTGGTCGAGACCATGCGCGGGCATTTTTTGGGCCGTGTCATTACCCAGGGCTCGCCCCAGCCCAACACGGGCGTGCCGGGCGTGATCGCCGGCTATGGCAAGGAGCGCGTTATCCACAGCCCCGCCGCCGGCGTGTTTCGGTCCGACCGCGCAATCGGCGACATCGTGAGCGCCGGAGACGTGATTGGCTACGCGGACGATACGCCCATGTGCACGCAGATCGATGGCTGTCTGCGCGGGCTTTTGGCGAACGGCGTGCGGGTGACTGAGGGCTTTAAATGCGCCGATGTCGATCCGCGCGGCGATGCCAGCTATATCAACTACATTTCGGACAAGGCGACGTCGGTCGGCGGCGGCGTGCTCGAGGCACTCGCTATGCTCACCGATATCTTTAGAGGATAG
- the yqeC gene encoding selenium cofactor biosynthesis protein YqeC produces the protein METVSGNLASALRIEPGITAIIGSGGKSTLLKTLGLELMRAGGRVLLCTTTHMLPVAGVPWDGSNRRLDAAPWKPGASHVPGCTCEACAGMSRGSICQAGVLDPETGKLSSPAEPLDQLAQRFDYVLAEADGSKRLPLKAHAPWEPVVPAGTANVIWLVGASGLSKPINEAVHRPELFCERCGCELTDIATPERVAQVLNAELRMLNLNNARIMLNQVDTLSDPTMADRFEAALNRPLIATSLK, from the coding sequence ATGGAAACGGTTAGCGGCAATCTTGCCTCGGCGCTCAGGATCGAGCCGGGCATTACCGCGATTATCGGCAGCGGCGGCAAGTCGACGTTGCTCAAAACGCTGGGTCTTGAGCTCATGCGCGCTGGCGGCCGCGTGCTCCTCTGCACCACCACGCATATGCTTCCCGTTGCCGGCGTGCCATGGGACGGGTCGAATCGTCGCCTGGACGCCGCGCCTTGGAAGCCGGGCGCCTCGCATGTCCCCGGTTGCACCTGCGAGGCATGCGCGGGCATGAGCCGCGGAAGTATCTGCCAGGCGGGTGTTTTGGACCCGGAGACGGGCAAACTCTCCTCCCCTGCCGAGCCGCTCGACCAGCTGGCGCAGCGCTTTGACTACGTCCTGGCCGAGGCGGACGGCAGCAAGCGGCTCCCGCTCAAGGCGCATGCCCCGTGGGAGCCGGTCGTTCCCGCCGGCACGGCCAACGTCATCTGGCTCGTCGGCGCCTCGGGGCTCAGCAAGCCCATCAACGAAGCCGTCCACCGCCCCGAGCTCTTTTGCGAGCGTTGCGGCTGCGAGCTCACCGACATCGCCACGCCCGAGCGCGTCGCCCAGGTGCTCAATGCCGAGCTGCGGATGCTGAACCTCAACAATGCCCGTATCATGCTCAACCAAGTCGACACGCTCAGCGACCCCACGATGGCAGATCGCTTCGAGGCAGCCCTCAACCGCCCCCTCATCGCCACCAGCCTCAAGTAG
- the hydA gene encoding dihydropyrimidinase: protein MIIIKNGALVTPQGLRRADLAMEGDKIVRIAAAIEPGEDDTVQDATDCWVFPGFIDGHTHMQCWTGMDWTADSFETGTRAAVCGGTTTIVDYATADRGVTMPDALVEWHHRADGTCTANYAFHMALAEWNERNRADLSAMREAGVSSFKTYFAYDHLRLDDAETLEVLEELKRVGGILCVHCENGTLVNALQKRVFEQGIHGPEGHALSRPDVCEGEAVSRLLYLAHLAGDAPVNVVHLSTKLGLEAIRAAKARGQKNIYVETCPQYLMLDDTCYLEQGEDGFAGAKYVMSPPLRHAGDRAALREALVAGEIDTIATDHCSFNLHGQKDRGRDDFRAIPNGGPGVEHRPVAIATSFEGQLGPEDLCRLMSENPARVFGMYPRKGCLAEGADADVCVWDPQARWTIRAATQHQAVDYTPLEGFEAHGRAKAVFVNGVLAARDGEPTGAQPGRYVPR, encoded by the coding sequence ATGATCATCATCAAAAACGGCGCGCTCGTGACGCCCCAGGGGCTTCGCCGCGCCGACCTTGCCATGGAGGGCGACAAGATCGTGCGGATTGCCGCGGCGATTGAGCCGGGCGAGGACGATACCGTCCAGGACGCCACGGACTGTTGGGTGTTCCCGGGCTTTATCGATGGGCACACGCACATGCAGTGTTGGACCGGCATGGACTGGACGGCCGATAGCTTTGAGACCGGCACACGTGCGGCTGTCTGCGGCGGTACCACGACCATCGTCGACTACGCGACGGCCGATCGCGGCGTGACCATGCCCGATGCCTTGGTCGAGTGGCATCATCGCGCCGACGGCACCTGCACCGCCAACTACGCCTTTCATATGGCGCTCGCCGAGTGGAATGAGCGCAACCGCGCCGATCTTTCGGCCATGCGCGAGGCGGGCGTGTCGTCGTTTAAGACCTACTTTGCCTATGACCACCTGCGCTTGGACGATGCCGAGACGCTCGAGGTGTTGGAGGAGCTCAAGCGCGTGGGCGGTATCCTGTGCGTGCATTGCGAGAACGGCACGCTGGTGAATGCGCTGCAGAAGCGCGTGTTTGAGCAGGGCATCCACGGGCCCGAGGGCCATGCGCTCAGCCGTCCGGACGTGTGCGAGGGTGAGGCCGTGAGCCGCCTGCTGTATCTGGCGCACCTGGCCGGGGACGCTCCGGTCAACGTGGTGCACCTTTCGACCAAGCTGGGGCTCGAGGCCATCCGTGCTGCCAAAGCGCGCGGGCAGAAGAATATCTATGTCGAGACCTGCCCCCAGTATCTGATGCTCGACGACACCTGCTATCTGGAACAGGGCGAGGACGGCTTTGCGGGCGCCAAGTACGTGATGAGCCCGCCGCTGCGCCATGCCGGTGACCGTGCCGCGTTGCGCGAGGCGCTTGTGGCTGGCGAGATCGATACTATTGCAACCGATCATTGCAGCTTTAACCTGCACGGGCAAAAGGACCGCGGGCGCGACGATTTCCGCGCGATTCCCAACGGCGGGCCCGGCGTGGAGCATCGTCCCGTCGCGATCGCCACGAGCTTTGAGGGGCAACTGGGCCCCGAGGACCTCTGCCGCCTGATGAGCGAGAACCCGGCGCGCGTGTTTGGCATGTACCCGCGCAAGGGCTGTCTTGCCGAGGGTGCCGATGCCGACGTGTGCGTGTGGGATCCCCAGGCGCGCTGGACCATTCGCGCGGCGACGCAGCATCAGGCCGTGGACTACACGCCGCTCGAGGGTTTTGAGGCACATGGCCGCGCCAAAGCCGTGTTTGTGAACGGCGTGCTGGCGGCACGCGACGGCGAGCCCACCGGAGCCCAACCCGGCCGCTACGTCCCCCGCTAG
- a CDS encoding nucleotidyltransferase family protein, with protein MKLGCVIMASGEGKRFGSNKMLADIYGEPLIARTIDSVPRGFDVVVSTRWPGVAQICEDKHCPCVLHDGELRSESVRAGLSWGVERNWKGCLFLPGDQPLVSSDSFEAMVRAFDECGRKHPVRLACNGEPSSPVLFPAELFDALMRLEGKDGGGSILKDRTDVVLVEARAYELWDVDTVKGQRCITEHIAACSYFDRVANCINQ; from the coding sequence ATGAAACTTGGATGCGTCATTATGGCTTCGGGCGAGGGCAAGCGGTTTGGCTCTAACAAGATGCTTGCCGATATCTATGGCGAGCCGCTGATTGCCCGGACCATCGATTCGGTTCCCCGGGGCTTTGACGTCGTGGTTTCGACGCGTTGGCCCGGGGTCGCTCAGATTTGCGAGGACAAGCATTGCCCGTGCGTGCTGCACGATGGCGAGCTGCGCAGCGAAAGCGTCCGTGCGGGCCTTTCGTGGGGAGTCGAACGCAACTGGAAAGGTTGCCTCTTTTTGCCGGGCGACCAGCCGCTCGTGAGTTCGGATTCTTTTGAGGCTATGGTTCGTGCATTTGACGAGTGTGGCCGCAAGCATCCGGTGCGTCTTGCGTGCAACGGTGAGCCTTCGAGTCCGGTGCTCTTTCCGGCGGAACTGTTCGATGCGCTCATGCGTCTTGAGGGCAAGGACGGCGGGGGCTCGATCCTCAAGGACCGTACCGACGTGGTGCTGGTCGAGGCGCGTGCCTACGAGCTGTGGGACGTCGATACCGTCAAGGGACAGCGCTGCATAACAGAGCATATTGCCGCCTGCTCGTATTTTGATCGCGTGGCCAACTGCATCAATCAATAA
- the ygeW gene encoding knotted carbamoyltransferase YgeW: protein MDAKFTELVEQLNGLDFKGMYGSDFLHTWDKTTDELKALYIVADALRELRENNVSSKIFDSGLAVSLFRDNSTRTRFSFSKAANLLGLELQDLDEKKSQIAHGETVRETATMISFMADVIGIRDDMYIGKGDAYMAEVSESVQQAYEDGVLDHRPTLISLQSDSDHPTQSSADMLYLISEFGGLENLKGKKVAVTWAYSPSYGKPLSCPQSLISLLPRFGMDVTLAHPEGYDLMPEVVERAKGYAAESGTTFKQVNTMAEAFEGADIVIPKSWAPFAAMEKRTNLYAEGDDAGIAALEKELLAQNATHQDWCSTTELMEKTANGQDTIFMHPLPADISGVSCEHGEVNADVFDMHRVGMYKEASYKPYAIAAMMFLQKVADPAATLKALDERNTARWLQA from the coding sequence ATGGACGCTAAGTTTACCGAACTCGTCGAGCAGCTGAACGGCCTCGATTTTAAGGGTATGTACGGCAGCGACTTCCTGCACACCTGGGACAAGACCACCGATGAGCTCAAGGCTCTCTACATCGTCGCTGACGCCCTGCGCGAGCTGCGTGAGAACAACGTTTCGTCCAAGATCTTCGACTCGGGCCTGGCCGTCTCCCTGTTCCGCGACAACTCCACCCGTACGCGCTTCTCCTTCTCTAAGGCCGCCAACCTGCTCGGCCTTGAGCTGCAGGACCTGGACGAGAAGAAGTCCCAGATCGCTCACGGCGAGACCGTCCGCGAGACCGCTACCATGATCTCCTTTATGGCCGACGTCATCGGCATCCGCGACGACATGTACATCGGCAAGGGCGATGCCTACATGGCCGAGGTCTCCGAGTCCGTGCAGCAGGCCTACGAGGACGGCGTTCTGGATCACCGTCCCACGCTCATCTCTCTGCAGTCCGATTCCGACCACCCCACGCAGTCCTCTGCCGACATGCTCTACCTCATCAGCGAGTTTGGCGGCCTCGAGAACCTCAAGGGCAAGAAGGTTGCCGTCACTTGGGCCTATTCGCCCTCTTACGGCAAGCCGCTGTCCTGCCCGCAGTCGCTGATCAGCCTGCTGCCCCGCTTTGGCATGGACGTCACCCTGGCCCACCCCGAGGGCTACGACCTCATGCCCGAGGTCGTCGAGCGCGCCAAGGGCTATGCCGCCGAGTCCGGCACCACCTTTAAGCAGGTCAACACCATGGCCGAGGCCTTCGAGGGCGCCGACATCGTGATCCCCAAGAGCTGGGCTCCGTTTGCCGCCATGGAGAAGCGTACCAACCTGTACGCCGAGGGCGACGACGCCGGCATCGCTGCGCTCGAGAAGGAGCTGCTCGCCCAGAACGCCACCCATCAGGACTGGTGCTCTACGACCGAGCTCATGGAGAAGACTGCCAACGGCCAGGACACCATCTTTATGCACCCGCTGCCCGCCGACATCTCCGGTGTCTCCTGCGAGCACGGCGAGGTTAACGCCGACGTCTTCGACATGCACCGCGTGGGCATGTACAAGGAGGCCAGCTACAAGCCGTATGCCATCGCTGCCATGATGTTCCTGCAGAAGGTTGCCGATCCCGCCGCTACCCTCAAGGCCCTCGACGAGCGCAACACCGCCCGTTGGCTCCAGGCCTAA